The Pseudolabrys sp. FHR47 genome contains a region encoding:
- a CDS encoding complex I NDUFA9 subunit family protein: protein MTAKSNDDTLVTIYGGSGFLGRHLVRALAKRGYRIRVAVRRPELGFHLQPLGKVGQIHAVQANIRDARSVEAAARGASVLINLVGILQEGGRQRFDAVHAEGAERVALAAKAVGARMVHVSAIGADENSEVGYARSKGAAERLVRAAQPDAIIMRPSILFGPEDDFFNRFAALARMSPVLPLIGGGHTKFQPVFVGDVAAAIADAVDGRLNAGTTYELGGPNVYTFKELMQYILTTIGRRRLLVPLPFFAAKIKALFLQFAPSPLTLTPGQVDMLRTDNVVSDAAIAEKRTLPGIGISPEPVEAIVPSYLWRFRRTGQFKSHTTA, encoded by the coding sequence ATGACCGCCAAAAGCAACGACGACACCCTGGTCACGATTTACGGCGGCTCCGGCTTTCTCGGCCGCCATCTGGTCCGGGCCTTGGCAAAACGGGGTTATCGTATTCGGGTGGCGGTGCGCCGGCCGGAACTAGGCTTCCACCTCCAGCCGCTCGGCAAGGTCGGCCAGATCCATGCCGTCCAGGCCAATATCCGCGACGCCCGCTCGGTCGAAGCAGCGGCCCGGGGCGCCTCGGTGCTGATCAATCTGGTCGGTATCCTCCAGGAAGGCGGCCGCCAGCGCTTCGATGCAGTTCACGCCGAGGGCGCCGAGCGCGTGGCGCTTGCCGCCAAGGCGGTGGGCGCCCGCATGGTCCACGTCTCCGCGATCGGCGCCGACGAGAATTCGGAGGTCGGCTATGCCCGCTCCAAGGGCGCGGCCGAGCGTCTCGTCCGCGCCGCGCAGCCGGACGCCATCATCATGCGGCCGTCGATCCTGTTCGGGCCGGAAGACGACTTCTTCAACCGCTTCGCCGCGCTCGCCCGCATGTCGCCCGTGCTGCCGCTGATCGGCGGCGGCCACACAAAATTCCAGCCGGTCTTCGTCGGCGACGTCGCTGCCGCCATCGCCGATGCCGTCGATGGCCGCCTCAATGCCGGCACGACCTACGAACTCGGCGGCCCGAACGTCTACACGTTCAAAGAACTGATGCAGTACATCCTGACCACCATCGGGCGCCGGCGCCTGCTGGTGCCGCTGCCGTTCTTCGCCGCCAAGATCAAGGCGCTTTTCCTGCAGTTCGCGCCGTCGCCGCTGACTCTGACGCCCGGCCAGGTCGACATGCTGCGTACCGACAACGTCGTGTCCGACGCCGCGATCGCCGAGAAGCGCACGCTACCCGGCATCGGCATCTCGCCGGAACCGGTCGAGGCGATTGTGCCGTCCTACCTTTGGCGCTTCCGCAGGACCGGCCAGTTCAAAAGCCACACGACAGCCTGA
- a CDS encoding ribonuclease D — MTVRLHRGDLPNLDAYKGAVAIDTETLGLDVNRDRLCVVQLSPGDGSADVVQIAAGQKNAPNIEKLLSDPSILKIFHYGRFDIGVMFNAFGVMAQPVYCTKIASRLVRTYTDKHSLKDLTRELLGVDLSKQQQSSDWGAPELSDAQVTYAASDVLHLHALRDKLDVMLAREGRTALAQACFGFLPERVKLDLAGWEDEDIFSHSVKPG, encoded by the coding sequence ATGACCGTCCGACTGCATCGCGGCGACCTGCCCAACCTCGACGCCTACAAGGGCGCGGTGGCCATCGATACCGAAACGCTCGGGCTCGACGTCAACCGCGACCGGCTCTGCGTCGTCCAATTGTCGCCCGGCGACGGCTCCGCCGATGTCGTGCAGATCGCGGCCGGACAGAAAAACGCGCCGAACATCGAAAAGCTGCTCAGCGATCCATCGATCCTGAAAATCTTTCATTACGGCCGCTTCGACATCGGCGTGATGTTCAACGCCTTCGGCGTCATGGCGCAGCCGGTCTATTGCACCAAGATCGCGTCGCGGCTGGTGCGTACCTACACCGACAAGCACAGCCTGAAGGATCTGACGCGCGAACTGCTCGGCGTCGATCTGTCCAAACAGCAGCAGTCGTCCGACTGGGGCGCGCCGGAACTCTCCGACGCCCAGGTGACCTATGCGGCCAGCGACGTGCTGCATCTTCATGCGCTGCGCGACAAGCTCGACGTCATGCTGGCGCGCGAGGGGCGCACGGCGCTGGCGCAGGCCTGCTTCGGCTTCCTGCCCGAGCGGGTGAAGCTCGATCTCGCCGGCTGGGAAGACGAAGATATCTTCTCGCATTCGGTCAAGCCGGGCTGA
- the lptC gene encoding LPS export ABC transporter periplasmic protein LptC produces the protein MNRVIAAKVDAETARAHWVRSQSQNDRAFRNARGHSRMVRFLRVAIPATIVVALIGAFLVSYFNPARMLKALPVNLDNLVVSGTKITMEKPRLSGFTKDQRAYEFVAEAAAQDLTKPDFVELRNIDAKVQMEDKSTMKMTALTGLYNTKKETLLLEQQIFLSSDTGYKGRLTEALVDVRTGNVVSEKPVELEMLQGILNANRMQINDSGDVIRFEKGVAMTVMLNGQPLPKEKIPAR, from the coding sequence ATGAACCGGGTTATCGCGGCCAAAGTCGATGCCGAGACGGCGCGCGCGCACTGGGTAAGAAGCCAGTCGCAGAACGATCGCGCATTTCGCAATGCGCGCGGCCACAGCCGCATGGTGCGATTCTTGCGGGTCGCCATTCCGGCGACGATCGTCGTTGCTCTGATCGGTGCGTTTCTTGTTTCCTATTTCAATCCGGCGCGGATGCTGAAGGCGCTGCCGGTCAATCTCGACAATCTGGTCGTTTCCGGCACCAAGATCACGATGGAAAAGCCGCGGCTATCGGGCTTCACGAAGGATCAGCGCGCTTATGAATTCGTCGCCGAGGCGGCTGCGCAGGATCTCACCAAGCCGGACTTCGTCGAGCTTCGTAATATCGACGCCAAGGTGCAGATGGAAGACAAGAGCACGATGAAGATGACGGCGCTCACCGGGCTCTACAACACCAAGAAGGAAACGCTTCTGCTCGAGCAGCAGATCTTTCTGTCGTCGGACACCGGGTACAAGGGCCGTCTGACCGAGGCTTTGGTCGACGTGCGGACCGGGAATGTCGTATCGGAGAAGCCTGTCGAACTCGAGATGTTACAAGGCATCCTCAATGCCAACCGGATGCAGATCAACGATTCGGGCGACGTCATCCGCTTCGAGAAGGGTGTCGCCATGACGGTGATGCTCAATGGTCAGCCGTTGCCCAAAGAGAAGATTCCCGCACGATGA
- a CDS encoding LptA/OstA family protein — protein MMSLRYLGSVTLVVSALVLAVAAAQAQGQAQQNKGPPNALQGFSQNRDEPVHIESNTLEVRDKEKVATFSGDVRVKQGDTNMRSRDLVVFYEQEGGASSGTQSGGKPMQAATAGPGGSQKIKRLEARGDVVVTQKDQTATGETGIFDMKTNTVTLTGNVIMTQGKNVLRGDKLMVDLTTGVSRVESGKNSRGRVQGLFLPSGNGEAAPTKPAPATPREAPKGSQGPLQLRPPN, from the coding sequence ATGATGTCGCTTCGATACTTGGGTTCTGTGACTCTCGTCGTGTCCGCGCTGGTGCTCGCCGTTGCGGCCGCGCAAGCGCAGGGACAAGCGCAGCAGAACAAGGGCCCGCCCAACGCGCTGCAGGGCTTCTCGCAGAACCGAGACGAGCCGGTGCATATCGAATCCAATACTCTCGAGGTTCGCGACAAGGAGAAGGTCGCGACCTTCTCGGGCGACGTGCGGGTGAAGCAGGGCGACACCAATATGCGCAGCCGCGACCTGGTCGTGTTCTACGAACAGGAGGGCGGCGCCTCATCCGGCACGCAGTCCGGAGGCAAGCCGATGCAGGCGGCGACGGCTGGCCCCGGCGGCAGCCAGAAGATCAAGCGGCTCGAAGCGCGCGGCGATGTCGTCGTCACGCAAAAGGACCAGACGGCCACGGGCGAGACCGGCATCTTCGATATGAAGACCAATACGGTGACGCTTACCGGCAATGTCATCATGACTCAGGGCAAGAACGTGCTGCGTGGTGATAAGCTGATGGTCGATTTGACCACAGGCGTGTCGCGCGTTGAATCCGGCAAGAACAGCCGAGGACGCGTGCAGGGCCTGTTCTTGCCGAGTGGCAATGGCGAAGCCGCGCCAACGAAGCCTGCGCCGGCCACGCCCCGCGAAGCGCCCAAGGGGTCTCAGGGCCCGCTGCAATTGCGGCCACCCAATTGA
- the lptB gene encoding LPS export ABC transporter ATP-binding protein encodes MNIISLFRRRQPARRAASPAPANAPVVRQPQHPGQPAPQQARQQQHPQQQAQRSGARQAARHYLAAHSVEKSFGSRMVVKGVTLYVRRGEAVGLLGPNGAGKTTVFYMITGLIKADRGRIELDGYDVTPLPMYQRARLGVGYLPQEASIFRGLNVEENIRAVLEVVEPDRRRRDADLKALLEEFNITRLRKTPTIALSGGERRRVEIARALATRPSYMLLDEPFAGIDPIAVGDIQQLVRHLTNRGIGVLITDHNVRETLGLTDRAYIIYSGEVLMEGRPEDIVNNPDVRRLYLGEEFRM; translated from the coding sequence GTGAACATCATCTCGCTGTTTCGCCGCCGGCAGCCTGCGCGCCGCGCCGCTTCGCCGGCACCGGCGAATGCGCCTGTGGTGCGGCAACCCCAGCATCCCGGTCAGCCCGCGCCCCAGCAAGCCCGTCAGCAACAACACCCCCAGCAGCAGGCGCAGCGCAGCGGCGCGCGCCAGGCGGCGCGGCATTACCTCGCCGCGCACAGCGTGGAGAAGAGTTTCGGCAGCCGCATGGTGGTCAAGGGCGTGACGCTCTATGTCCGCCGCGGCGAAGCGGTCGGTCTGCTCGGACCCAATGGGGCCGGCAAGACTACCGTGTTTTATATGATCACCGGCCTGATCAAGGCCGATCGTGGCCGTATCGAACTCGACGGCTATGACGTGACGCCGCTGCCGATGTATCAGCGCGCCCGGCTCGGCGTCGGTTATCTGCCGCAGGAAGCATCGATTTTCCGCGGCCTCAATGTCGAAGAGAATATCCGCGCCGTGCTGGAAGTGGTTGAGCCGGACCGCCGCCGCCGCGATGCCGATCTCAAGGCACTGCTCGAGGAGTTCAACATCACGCGCCTGCGCAAGACCCCGACCATCGCTCTGTCGGGCGGTGAGCGCCGCCGCGTCGAGATTGCGCGCGCACTGGCGACACGGCCGAGCTACATGCTGCTCGACGAGCCTTTCGCCGGCATCGACCCGATCGCTGTCGGCGATATCCAACAACTTGTCCGACACCTGACCAACCGCGGTATCGGTGTACTCATCACCGACCACAACGTGCGCGAGACGCTGGGTCTGACCGACCGCGCCTACATCATCTATTCAGGTGAAGTCCTGATGGAGGGCCGCCCGGAGGATATCGTGAATAACCCGGACGTCCGCCGCCTGTACCTGGGTGAAGAGTTCAGGATGTGA
- the rpoN gene encoding RNA polymerase factor sigma-54 — MALSQRLEFRQTQALVMTPQLMQAIKLLQLSSLDLQAYVENELEKNPLLERGTAEDGPAEATEHGTGGGDAGDFSDSVGDGGHDGGQESGLDGAQDWIGADLETSRSSIEQGLGTELENVFPDDGGEKSAPAEAPPPAYSEWSGSGGGADDSDYNLEAFVSAEVTLGDHLAEQMALAIGDHRQRLIGQYLIDMVDETGYLIGDLESVADKLGCSVADVEAVLSILQTLDPPGICARNLTECLSLQLKERDRFDPAMQKLVENLPLLAKRDLATLRRLCGVDDEDLADMIGEIRSLNPKPGLAFGSTLVQPIVPDVFVRAAPDGTWLVELNSDTLPKVLIAQKYHTQVSKTARSDKDKAYLADCLQTATWLVRALDQRAKTILKVSSEIVRQQDGFFAKGVQHLRPLNLKTVADAIGMHESTVSRVTANKYMATSRGIFELKYFFTSSIASADGGEAHSAEAVRHRIRTLIDAECPSDVLSDDTIVEKLRGAGIDIARRTVAKYREAMRIPSSVQRRREKLAANA, encoded by the coding sequence ATGGCGTTGTCACAACGACTTGAGTTCCGCCAGACGCAAGCGCTGGTGATGACACCGCAGCTGATGCAAGCCATCAAGCTGCTGCAACTGTCGAGTCTCGATCTTCAGGCCTATGTCGAAAACGAACTCGAAAAGAATCCGCTGCTCGAGCGCGGCACCGCCGAGGACGGCCCGGCCGAGGCTACTGAGCACGGCACTGGCGGCGGCGACGCCGGCGACTTCAGCGATAGCGTGGGCGACGGCGGCCACGACGGTGGACAGGAATCCGGATTGGACGGTGCCCAGGACTGGATCGGCGCCGATCTTGAGACCAGCCGTTCGTCGATCGAGCAGGGCCTCGGGACTGAACTCGAAAATGTTTTTCCTGATGACGGTGGGGAAAAATCCGCGCCGGCCGAAGCCCCGCCGCCGGCCTATTCGGAATGGTCCGGCTCGGGCGGGGGTGCCGACGACAGTGACTACAATCTCGAGGCCTTCGTCTCCGCCGAGGTGACGCTCGGGGATCATCTCGCCGAACAGATGGCGCTGGCGATCGGCGATCATAGGCAGCGCCTGATCGGTCAGTACCTCATCGATATGGTCGACGAGACGGGCTACCTTATCGGCGATCTGGAGTCCGTCGCCGACAAGCTCGGCTGCTCTGTCGCCGATGTCGAAGCGGTGTTGTCGATTCTGCAAACGCTCGATCCGCCCGGCATCTGCGCCCGCAATCTCACCGAATGCCTGTCGCTGCAACTGAAAGAGCGCGATCGCTTCGATCCGGCGATGCAGAAGCTGGTCGAGAACCTGCCGTTGCTGGCCAAGCGCGATCTCGCGACGCTGCGCCGCCTTTGCGGTGTCGACGATGAGGATCTCGCCGACATGATCGGTGAGATACGTAGTCTCAATCCGAAACCCGGCCTCGCTTTCGGTTCGACATTGGTGCAACCGATTGTGCCCGACGTCTTCGTGCGCGCGGCACCCGACGGAACCTGGCTGGTGGAACTCAATTCGGACACGCTGCCGAAGGTTCTCATCGCGCAAAAGTATCACACCCAGGTGTCGAAGACGGCGCGCAGCGATAAGGACAAGGCCTATCTCGCCGATTGCCTGCAGACCGCGACATGGCTGGTGCGCGCGCTCGATCAGCGCGCCAAGACCATCCTCAAGGTCTCGAGTGAGATCGTGCGCCAGCAGGACGGCTTCTTCGCCAAGGGCGTGCAACATCTGCGGCCGCTTAATCTCAAGACCGTCGCCGATGCCATCGGCATGCATGAGTCGACGGTGTCGCGTGTCACCGCCAACAAATACATGGCGACCAGCCGCGGTATTTTCGAATTGAAATATTTCTTCACGTCGTCGATCGCATCCGCGGACGGGGGCGAGGCGCATTCGGCGGAAGCTGTACGCCATCGCATTCGCACGCTGATTGATGCAGAATGTCCCAGTGACGTTTTGTCCGATGACACCATCGTCGAGAAATTGCGTGGTGCCGGCATCGATATTGCGCGCCGCACCGTCGCCAAATACCGCGAAGCCATGCGCATTCCGTCCTCGGTGCAGCGCCGGCGTGAGAAACTTGCCGCGAATGCATGA
- the ptsN gene encoding PTS IIA-like nitrogen regulatory protein PtsN, with amino-acid sequence MTLTDIVAPAAIIPALKVNGKKQALQELAARAAELTGQSERAIFEILLQREKLGSTAVGNGIAIPHGKLPKLGRLFGLFARLERPIDFEALDSQPVDLIFLLLAPEAAGADHLKALARVARMLRDPETARKLRESSDTDALYAVLAMPQSSAA; translated from the coding sequence ATGACGCTTACCGATATAGTAGCGCCGGCCGCGATCATTCCGGCGCTCAAGGTCAACGGCAAGAAGCAAGCGCTGCAGGAACTTGCCGCGCGTGCGGCCGAATTGACCGGGCAAAGCGAGCGCGCGATCTTCGAGATCCTGCTGCAACGGGAGAAGCTCGGCTCGACCGCGGTCGGCAATGGCATCGCCATTCCGCATGGCAAGCTGCCGAAGCTCGGGCGTCTGTTCGGATTGTTCGCGCGGCTGGAGCGGCCGATCGACTTCGAGGCGCTCGACTCGCAGCCGGTGGATCTCATTTTCCTGCTGCTGGCGCCGGAAGCCGCGGGCGCCGATCACCTCAAGGCCCTGGCGCGCGTCGCGCGTATGCTGCGCGATCCCGAGACCGCGCGGAAGCTGCGCGAGTCGAGCGACACCGACGCGCTATACGCCGTGCTGGCCATGCCGCAGAGCAGCGCGGCTTAG
- a CDS encoding endonuclease domain-containing protein, which yields MILWLSLRDRRLSGFKFVRQEAIEPFIVDFVCRDKRLIVEVDGGQHSENSKDRERDRKLIEAGYRVLRFWNNDVLQNKNGVLETILGALRE from the coding sequence ATGATCCTGTGGCTGTCGTTGCGCGATCGCCGCTTGTCGGGTTTCAAGTTCGTCCGGCAGGAAGCTATCGAACCATTTATCGTTGACTTCGTGTGCCGCGATAAACGGCTGATCGTCGAAGTCGATGGCGGGCAACATTCAGAAAATTCAAAGGACCGAGAGCGTGACCGGAAATTGATTGAGGCCGGTTATCGTGTGCTTCGCTTTTGGAATAACGACGTGTTGCAGAACAAAAATGGTGTTCTTGAAACAATTCTCGGCGCGCTGAGAGAGTGA
- a CDS encoding DUF1150 domain-containing protein has product MTQHKLADTNTTNEAAITQDALAHLGDGRLAYVKPIRSEDVANMFPQAPQIAPGLTLFALHAADGTPIMLTDTRESALASAWSNELEAVSVH; this is encoded by the coding sequence ATGACTCAACACAAGCTGGCTGACACCAACACCACCAACGAGGCGGCAATCACGCAGGATGCGCTGGCGCATCTGGGCGACGGGCGGCTGGCTTATGTGAAGCCCATCCGTTCGGAAGATGTCGCCAACATGTTTCCGCAGGCGCCGCAGATCGCGCCCGGCCTAACTTTGTTCGCGCTGCATGCCGCGGACGGCACGCCGATCATGCTGACCGACACGCGCGAGAGCGCGCTGGCCAGCGCCTGGAGCAACGAGCTCGAAGCTGTCAGCGTGCATTGA
- a CDS encoding Hsp20 family protein, translating into MSRVPSLSSPFLLGFDEIERVLDRVAKGADGYPPYNIERLPREDNNPERLRITLAVAGFTRDQLDVSVEESQLVIRGRQQDDKTRQYLHRGIAARQFQRTFVLADGMEVMGADLKHGLLSVDLVRPQPERVVRSIAINDLE; encoded by the coding sequence ATGTCTCGAGTGCCGTCACTCTCCAGCCCGTTCCTGCTTGGCTTCGATGAAATCGAGCGCGTGCTCGACCGCGTCGCCAAGGGGGCCGATGGCTACCCGCCCTACAACATCGAGCGTCTGCCGCGCGAGGACAACAACCCCGAGCGCCTTCGCATCACGCTGGCCGTTGCAGGGTTCACCCGCGACCAGCTCGACGTTTCCGTCGAGGAAAGCCAACTGGTCATCCGCGGGCGGCAGCAGGACGACAAGACCCGTCAGTACCTCCACCGCGGCATCGCCGCGCGCCAGTTCCAGCGCACCTTCGTGCTGGCCGACGGCATGGAGGTGATGGGCGCCGACCTGAAGCACGGGTTGCTGTCGGTCGATCTGGTCCGGCCGCAGCCGGAGCGGGTCGTACGATCGATCGCGATCAACGATCTGGAATGA
- a CDS encoding cell wall hydrolase, with product MGPTFEERLFSRGKTVSIALAIVAIGIAALDLVNANALTNVSALIRDARLHYDEVPGRILAGIRQISIYDDRSAVVVAIPRDVPAPKPVAQLRPAATLNDPARLTPVAAERQRLALNKPEPVKTETARANTPQRPAARSVNNAAVAALADVKHADAVELAMLQPDRDMRAGMVTLASLTPASPPTPAVAAKPDYANVPAPQAHAMLAAYDNDDAPPVRLASLNSGEMPMSSMAAQPMPVSLPPLNMVPMPVPAPGVPPPSPAQRLNLDDKEYAKAQRCLANAIYWEARSEPVRGQMAVAQVVMNRVFSPFYPNDVCSVVYQNAHRHLSCQFTFACDGKRKTITERGHWARANRIAKQTLDGQIYVPEVAKSTHYHAAYVNPIWNREMKKLVRFGLHSFYRPYAWGNGAEMPVWGKTVLAKDDSKKK from the coding sequence TTGGGTCCCACCTTCGAGGAGCGGCTGTTTAGTCGCGGCAAGACCGTCAGTATCGCTTTGGCCATCGTAGCCATCGGCATCGCCGCGCTCGATCTCGTCAATGCCAATGCGCTGACGAATGTCTCCGCGCTGATCCGTGACGCCCGCCTGCATTACGATGAGGTGCCGGGCCGCATCCTTGCCGGCATCCGCCAAATCTCGATTTATGACGATCGCTCGGCAGTCGTTGTCGCCATTCCGCGTGATGTGCCGGCACCGAAGCCGGTCGCGCAGTTGCGTCCCGCGGCGACGCTCAACGATCCCGCGAGGCTGACGCCCGTTGCCGCCGAGCGGCAGCGTCTCGCTCTCAACAAGCCGGAGCCGGTGAAGACTGAAACCGCCAGGGCGAACACGCCGCAGCGTCCCGCCGCGCGAAGCGTCAACAATGCAGCGGTTGCCGCGCTCGCGGACGTGAAGCACGCCGACGCCGTCGAACTTGCGATGCTGCAGCCGGATCGCGACATGCGCGCCGGCATGGTCACGCTGGCTTCGCTGACGCCGGCAAGCCCACCGACGCCTGCCGTCGCAGCGAAGCCGGACTACGCCAACGTCCCGGCGCCGCAGGCGCATGCCATGCTCGCTGCGTATGACAATGACGACGCGCCGCCGGTTCGCCTTGCCAGTCTCAACAGCGGTGAGATGCCGATGAGCTCGATGGCCGCTCAGCCGATGCCGGTCTCGCTGCCGCCGCTTAACATGGTCCCGATGCCGGTCCCGGCGCCGGGCGTACCGCCGCCGTCGCCGGCGCAGCGGCTCAATCTCGACGACAAGGAGTACGCCAAGGCGCAGCGCTGCCTCGCCAACGCGATCTATTGGGAAGCGCGCAGCGAACCGGTGCGCGGCCAGATGGCCGTTGCGCAGGTCGTGATGAACCGCGTGTTCTCGCCGTTCTATCCGAACGATGTCTGCTCGGTGGTCTACCAGAACGCCCACCGTCACTTGTCGTGCCAGTTCACTTTCGCCTGCGATGGCAAGCGCAAGACGATCACCGAACGCGGTCACTGGGCGCGCGCCAACCGCATCGCCAAGCAGACGCTCGACGGTCAGATCTACGTGCCGGAGGTCGCCAAGTCGACGCACTACCACGCCGCGTACGTGAACCCGATCTGGAATCGCGAGATGAAGAAGCTGGTGCGCTTCGGCCTGCACTCGTTCTATCGGCCCTACGCTTGGGGCAATGGCGCCGAGATGCCGGTGTGGGGCAAAACGGTGCTGGCCAAGGACGACAGCAAGAAGAAGTAA